In Cyanobium sp. AMD-g, one genomic interval encodes:
- a CDS encoding NAD(P)H-quinone oxidoreductase subunit L — protein sequence MALSGPLSSLPLDTLLVIGAYLTLAGAYLVVVPLALYWWMHKRWTVMGKIERTAIYGLVFLFFPGLILFAPFLNLRMAGQGEA from the coding sequence GTGGCCCTGAGCGGACCCCTGAGCAGCCTGCCGCTCGACACCCTGCTGGTGATCGGCGCCTACCTCACCCTGGCCGGCGCCTACCTGGTGGTGGTGCCCCTGGCCCTCTACTGGTGGATGCACAAGCGCTGGACTGTGATGGGCAAGATCGAGCGCACGGCCATCTACGGCCTGGTGTTCCTGTTCTTCCCTGGGCTGATCCTGTTCGCCCCCTTCCTCAACCTGCGCATGGCCGGCCAGGGCGAGGCCTGA
- a CDS encoding DUF3007 family protein produces the protein MTRAQAILLGLAVFAIGGGGYWVFRSSGLEGFSPGIAASALLMLVVLGWTASYLLRVVGGKMTYMEQRRRYRAAYDAVTDDELQRKFDAMSPEEQARLLAEVGQLQADAEM, from the coding sequence GTGACCCGCGCACAGGCGATCCTGCTGGGACTGGCGGTCTTCGCCATCGGCGGTGGCGGTTACTGGGTGTTCCGCTCCAGTGGCCTGGAGGGCTTCTCCCCCGGCATCGCCGCCTCGGCTCTGCTGATGCTGGTGGTGCTGGGCTGGACGGCCAGCTACCTGCTGCGGGTGGTGGGCGGCAAGATGACCTACATGGAGCAGCGGCGCCGCTATCGGGCCGCCTACGACGCCGTCACCGACGACGAACTGCAGCGCAAGTTCGACGCCATGAGCCCCGAGGAGCAGGCCAGGCTCCTGGCTGAGGTGGGCCAGCTGCAGGCCGATGCCGAGATGTGA
- the trpA gene encoding tryptophan synthase subunit alpha produces the protein MSVAATAGPATTPTPIQQRFAALRAEGRCALMPFLMAGDPDLSITAASLLALQAAGADLIELGIPYSDPLADGPVIQAAASRALASGTTPGRVLAMLASLRGQLTLPVVLFTYSNPLLNRGMDSFCREAAAAGAAGLVVPDLPLEEAQKLSAIAAGHGLDLVLLVAPNTPAERMARIHTASRGFTYLVSVTGVTGVRTSLETRVGPLVQQLRQLGPTPVAVGFGIATGEQALQVRRWGGDGAIVGSALVRRMAQAHQSGADVAADAGAFAAELRAALDQPL, from the coding sequence ATGAGCGTTGCCGCCACCGCCGGCCCTGCCACCACCCCCACGCCGATCCAGCAGCGCTTCGCCGCCCTGCGGGCCGAGGGTCGTTGTGCCCTGATGCCGTTTCTGATGGCAGGGGACCCCGATCTGTCGATCACCGCCGCCAGCCTGCTGGCCCTGCAGGCCGCCGGCGCCGACCTGATCGAACTGGGCATCCCCTACAGCGATCCGCTGGCGGATGGCCCGGTGATCCAGGCCGCCGCCAGCCGGGCCCTGGCCTCCGGCACCACTCCGGGCCGGGTGCTGGCGATGCTGGCGTCCCTGCGGGGCCAGCTGACCCTGCCGGTGGTGCTGTTCACCTACAGCAATCCCCTGCTGAACCGGGGCATGGACAGCTTCTGCCGCGAGGCCGCCGCCGCCGGTGCCGCCGGCCTGGTGGTGCCCGATCTCCCCTTGGAGGAGGCCCAGAAGCTTTCGGCCATCGCGGCCGGCCATGGCCTGGATCTGGTGCTGCTGGTGGCCCCCAACACCCCGGCCGAGCGCATGGCCCGCATCCACACCGCCAGCCGCGGCTTCACCTACCTGGTGAGTGTCACCGGGGTGACGGGGGTGCGCACCAGCCTGGAAACGCGGGTGGGGCCACTGGTGCAGCAGCTGCGGCAGCTGGGCCCCACACCGGTGGCCGTGGGCTTCGGCATCGCCACCGGCGAGCAGGCCCTGCAGGTGCGCCGCTGGGGCGGCGACGGCGCCATCGTGGGCAGCGCCCTGGTGCGGCGCATGGCCCAGGCCCACCAAAGCGGAGCCGATGTGGCCGCCGATGCCGGCGCCTTCGCCGCCGAGCTGCGCGCCGCCCTCGATCAGCCGCTCTAG
- a CDS encoding DUF938 domain-containing protein has product MLPDSLPFSPACLRNQEPILTLLRRWMPPEARVLEVGSGSGQHAIHMARHLPGVRWQPSECSASLAGLAGRVALEGQAGLAPGARVAPPLVLDVTEAQWPAGPFEAVFTANTLHIMPAAAVPHLLAGSARVLTVDGLLLIYGPFRYGDGHTAASNGAFDLHLRQIDPAMGVRDAEALQVEAARLGLHLQADAAMPANNRLLVFQKSNEGRGE; this is encoded by the coding sequence ATGCTCCCCGACAGCCTGCCGTTCTCCCCCGCCTGCCTGCGCAACCAGGAGCCGATCCTGACACTGCTGCGCCGCTGGATGCCCCCGGAAGCCCGGGTGCTGGAGGTGGGTTCGGGCAGTGGCCAGCACGCCATCCACATGGCACGCCATCTGCCGGGGGTGCGCTGGCAGCCCAGTGAGTGCTCCGCATCCCTGGCGGGGTTGGCTGGACGCGTCGCCCTGGAGGGCCAGGCGGGGCTGGCCCCGGGGGCCCGGGTGGCACCGCCGCTGGTGCTGGATGTGACCGAGGCCCAGTGGCCCGCCGGGCCCTTTGAGGCGGTGTTCACAGCCAACACGCTGCACATCATGCCGGCGGCCGCCGTGCCCCATCTGCTGGCCGGCAGTGCCCGGGTGCTGACGGTCGATGGCCTGCTGCTGATCTACGGCCCGTTCCGCTACGGCGATGGGCACACCGCCGCCAGCAACGGGGCCTTTGACCTCCACTTGCGCCAGATCGATCCGGCCATGGGGGTGCGTGACGCCGAGGCGCTTCAGGTCGAAGCCGCCCGCCTGGGGCTGCACCTGCAGGCCGATGCGGCGATGCCGGCCAACAACCGCCTGCTGGTGTTTCAGAAAAGCAACGAAGGGCGCGGAGAATGA
- a CDS encoding YciI family protein: MKFVLWGTYCVDALERRTPYRDEHLAGLQRQKEEGVLLTLGPTVDASHVFGLYEADDQQTVESLVKGDIYWRQGIWTAVEVYPWIQAF, translated from the coding sequence ATGAAATTCGTCCTCTGGGGCACCTACTGCGTCGACGCCCTTGAGCGCCGCACCCCCTACCGCGACGAGCATCTGGCCGGACTGCAACGCCAGAAGGAGGAGGGCGTGCTGCTCACCCTGGGGCCCACGGTCGACGCCAGCCACGTCTTCGGCCTCTACGAAGCCGATGACCAGCAGACGGTGGAGAGCCTCGTCAAAGGGGACATCTACTGGCGCCAGGGCATCTGGACGGCCGTGGAGGTCTATCCCTGGATCCAGGCCTTCTGA
- a CDS encoding c-type cytochrome, translating to MIRWRPLVSLLVALLLVLGLILPPPALGFPGAAFAVDPGDSERVSLEAGGRLFEAHCAGCHVQGGNILRRSKTLKLAALERNGAADPAVIATIAAAGIGQMGGYGEALGDGGAEAVAAWVWQQAQAGWPRG from the coding sequence TTGATCCGCTGGCGCCCGCTGGTCTCGCTGCTGGTGGCCCTGCTGCTGGTGCTGGGCCTGATCCTGCCGCCACCGGCTCTGGGTTTCCCCGGGGCCGCCTTCGCCGTGGATCCCGGTGATTCCGAGCGCGTCAGTCTCGAAGCCGGCGGCCGCCTGTTTGAGGCCCATTGCGCCGGCTGCCATGTCCAGGGCGGCAACATCCTTCGACGCAGCAAGACGTTGAAACTGGCAGCACTCGAGCGCAATGGCGCCGCCGACCCAGCGGTGATTGCCACGATTGCCGCCGCAGGCATCGGCCAGATGGGTGGTTACGGCGAGGCCCTCGGTGATGGCGGGGCCGAAGCGGTGGCCGCCTGGGTGTGGCAGCAGGCCCAGGCGGGCTGGCCCCGCGGCTGA
- a CDS encoding AbrB family transcriptional regulator, with the protein MLTGSELLAKVKELGDVGKSEIVRACGYVSTKKDGAERLNFTAFYEALLEAKGVEFGAAGKVGKGGRKLSYVATVQGNGNLLIGKAYTAMLDLKPGDEFEIKLGRKQIRLIPAGSADEED; encoded by the coding sequence ATGCTGACAGGATCGGAATTACTGGCCAAGGTCAAGGAACTCGGCGATGTCGGCAAGTCCGAGATCGTGCGGGCCTGTGGCTATGTTTCCACCAAGAAGGATGGCGCTGAGCGCCTGAACTTCACCGCTTTCTACGAGGCCCTGCTTGAGGCCAAAGGCGTCGAGTTCGGTGCGGCCGGCAAGGTGGGCAAAGGCGGGCGCAAACTCAGTTATGTGGCCACCGTGCAGGGCAACGGCAACCTGCTGATCGGCAAGGCCTACACCGCCATGCTCGATCTCAAGCCCGGCGACGAGTTCGAGATCAAGCTCGGCCGCAAGCAGATCCGCCTCATTCCCGCCGGCAGCGCCGACGAAGAGGATTGA
- a CDS encoding GNAT family N-acetyltransferase, whose amino-acid sequence MLPIRPLQPDDCQQLVAVYHEAVISQAGNLYSPSQIKAWSQQSSSNDAFRSSLLRGHGLVSCANDDDTIIEAFALLDPLDRLALLYCRGRSSRQGRAGALLEALERHARSQGVGRLRTEASQLSRPLLERRGWVVDGEETVILGGVSFLRWRMGKDLL is encoded by the coding sequence ATGCTACCGATCCGTCCACTCCAGCCCGATGACTGCCAGCAGCTGGTCGCTGTTTATCACGAGGCGGTCATCAGCCAGGCCGGCAACCTCTACAGCCCGTCACAGATCAAGGCCTGGTCACAACAGTCGAGCAGCAATGATGCCTTCCGGTCGTCACTGCTACGCGGCCATGGGTTGGTGAGCTGTGCCAACGACGACGACACGATCATCGAAGCGTTTGCCCTTCTCGACCCCCTCGACCGGCTCGCCCTGCTCTACTGCCGCGGGCGCTCCAGTCGCCAAGGCCGGGCGGGCGCCCTGCTGGAGGCCCTGGAGCGGCACGCCCGCTCCCAGGGGGTGGGCCGCCTGCGCACCGAGGCCAGCCAGCTGTCACGGCCGCTGCTGGAGCGGCGGGGCTGGGTGGTGGACGGCGAAGAAACGGTGATCCTGGGCGGCGTCTCCTTCCTGCGCTGGCGGATGGGCAAGGATCTGCTCTGA
- a CDS encoding Nif11 domain/cupin domain-containing protein, with protein sequence MAEAQLQQFLEKVRQLNAFVALSEADPTLRAALRDCGDHHQVVALARSCGFEIGRRWGEPPAGDGAGSGSAGADGSLVRGPCPAAGEEVTTVLLQTPQLRLERIHSCSASSPEGFWYDQTEHEWVLLLQGSARLQFADEAEPRGLACGEALQIRAGRRHRLLSSDPPPGTIWLALFWPAHPAH encoded by the coding sequence ATGGCCGAAGCCCAGCTGCAGCAGTTCCTGGAGAAGGTGCGTCAGCTCAATGCCTTCGTGGCCCTGAGCGAGGCCGATCCCACCCTGAGAGCGGCCCTGCGCGACTGTGGCGATCATCATCAGGTGGTGGCCCTGGCCCGCTCCTGCGGCTTCGAGATCGGCCGGCGCTGGGGGGAGCCGCCAGCGGGCGACGGGGCAGGATCAGGCTCCGCTGGGGCCGATGGATCCCTGGTGCGGGGCCCCTGCCCTGCCGCTGGGGAGGAAGTGACCACAGTGCTGCTGCAGACCCCCCAGCTGCGCCTGGAGCGCATCCACTCCTGCAGCGCCTCCAGCCCGGAGGGCTTCTGGTACGACCAGACGGAGCACGAATGGGTGCTGCTGCTGCAGGGCAGCGCCCGGTTGCAGTTCGCCGATGAGGCCGAACCCCGCGGCCTGGCCTGCGGTGAGGCCCTGCAGATCCGTGCGGGCCGGCGGCACCGGCTGCTCTCTAGTGACCCGCCTCCTGGAACGATCTGGCTGGCTCTGTTCTGGCCAGCCCATCCGGCTCACTGA
- a CDS encoding phosphate-starvation-inducible PsiE family protein, whose product MRRLQRIFQDRIFLRLIDQGERLVAKLLAVMLFLVLLVAALKFTFEVVVQLFDPNRRWVGEGLIAVLGDLLNLLIAIEVLQNITSYLRRHVVQIELVLLTAITAVARKVIVLPPNAENKPMLVVGLGVAVLCLAGAFWLVRRVHEAEVSEPDGLARTEPARSFQEAGH is encoded by the coding sequence ATGCGACGCCTGCAGCGGATCTTCCAGGACAGGATCTTTCTTCGCCTGATCGACCAGGGCGAGCGCCTGGTGGCCAAGTTGCTGGCCGTCATGCTCTTCCTGGTGCTGTTGGTGGCGGCCCTGAAGTTCACCTTCGAGGTCGTCGTCCAGCTGTTCGACCCCAACCGGCGCTGGGTGGGGGAGGGCCTGATCGCCGTGCTCGGCGATCTGCTCAACCTGCTGATCGCCATCGAGGTGCTGCAGAACATCACCTCCTACCTGCGCCGCCATGTGGTGCAGATCGAACTGGTGCTGCTCACCGCCATCACGGCCGTGGCCCGGAAGGTGATCGTGCTGCCCCCGAACGCCGAGAACAAGCCCATGCTCGTGGTGGGCCTCGGGGTGGCGGTGCTGTGCCTGGCGGGGGCCTTCTGGCTGGTGCGCCGGGTCCATGAGGCGGAGGTCAGTGAGCCGGATGGGCTGGCCAGAACAGAGCCAGCCAGATCGTTCCAGGAGGCGGGTCACTAG
- a CDS encoding YkvA family protein produces the protein MAVAPADQAPVDAEVLESAVLDEALLVRLLRRAGRTIARPAFECVELLLDGSTPPQVRLTVLAALTYLLLPLDVIPDFIPAAGFSDDMVALTALLGLCGTHRTPAIRARAQSRLDRWFPLFRKQG, from the coding sequence ATGGCTGTTGCTCCCGCTGATCAGGCCCCCGTCGATGCCGAGGTGCTCGAGAGCGCGGTGCTCGACGAGGCGCTGCTGGTGCGGCTGCTGCGCCGGGCCGGCCGCACCATCGCCCGCCCCGCCTTCGAATGCGTGGAACTCCTGCTCGATGGCTCCACCCCTCCCCAGGTGCGGCTCACCGTGCTGGCGGCCCTCACCTATCTGCTGCTGCCCCTCGATGTGATCCCCGATTTCATCCCGGCGGCCGGCTTCAGCGACGACATGGTGGCCCTGACGGCCTTGCTGGGGCTCTGCGGCACCCACCGCACACCGGCCATCCGCGCCCGGGCCCAGAGCCGTCTGGATCGCTGGTTCCCCCTGTTCCGGAAGCAGGGGTAG
- a CDS encoding sigma-70 family RNA polymerase sigma factor has product MASSLSAFLGEIGRHQLLTPEQELTLGRKVQAMVGLQERCAQAGGSGPACDYDDLEKRTMRNGERAKQQMVTANLRLVVNLAKRYQGKGLDLLDLIQEGTIGLTRAVEKFDPTRGHRFSTYAYWWIRQGLNRALSTQSRTIRIPVNVNEKLTRLRAAKARHLQSHGHSPNAGELATAMGLPVAEVEDLLGCELRSVTVSLQGAVRSKADPSELVDVLPSNEPAPMERAEQAERTASVWTLLEKSNLTPKERTVVMLRFGLDGSHEWRTLAEVARQLECSREYCRQVVQRALRKLRKTGIESGLVEE; this is encoded by the coding sequence ATGGCGAGTTCCCTCAGTGCCTTTCTCGGCGAGATTGGCCGCCATCAGCTGCTCACCCCTGAGCAGGAGCTCACCCTTGGGCGAAAAGTGCAGGCGATGGTGGGCCTGCAGGAACGCTGTGCCCAGGCGGGCGGCAGCGGTCCGGCCTGTGACTACGACGATCTCGAAAAGCGCACCATGCGCAACGGCGAGCGAGCAAAACAGCAAATGGTGACCGCCAACCTGCGGCTGGTCGTCAATCTCGCCAAGCGCTATCAGGGCAAGGGCCTGGATTTACTTGATCTGATCCAGGAAGGCACCATCGGTCTGACCCGCGCCGTCGAAAAGTTTGATCCCACCCGTGGTCACCGTTTCAGCACCTATGCCTACTGGTGGATCCGTCAGGGGCTGAACCGGGCCCTCTCCACCCAGAGCCGCACGATCCGCATTCCCGTCAACGTCAACGAGAAACTCACCCGGCTGCGGGCCGCCAAGGCGCGTCACCTCCAGTCCCACGGCCATTCCCCCAACGCCGGCGAGCTGGCCACCGCCATGGGGCTGCCCGTCGCGGAGGTCGAAGACCTGCTGGGCTGCGAGCTGCGCAGCGTCACGGTCAGCCTGCAGGGGGCCGTGCGCTCCAAGGCCGATCCCTCCGAGCTGGTGGATGTGCTGCCCAGCAACGAGCCGGCGCCGATGGAGCGGGCCGAGCAGGCCGAGCGCACCGCGTCGGTCTGGACGCTGCTGGAGAAGTCCAACCTCACCCCCAAGGAGCGCACGGTGGTGATGCTGCGCTTCGGGCTCGACGGCAGCCACGAGTGGCGCACCCTCGCCGAGGTGGCCCGGCAGCTGGAATGCAGCCGCGAGTACTGCCGCCAGGTGGTGCAGCGCGCCTTGCGCAAGCTGCGCAAAACCGGCATTGAGAGCGGCCTGGTGGAGGAGTGA
- a CDS encoding DUF2214 family protein — protein sequence MAGLLSIPSEVLSSAGVAYVHYLSFMVCFGALVLERRLIRPDPDRKDAILMVITDVTYGLAALGVLLSGILRVLYFGQGTSFYTENPLFWWKVGTYLAVGALSLYPTITYILWAIPLRKGELPKVSEALANRLRWVLNIELAGFAAIPLMAALMARGVGLAG from the coding sequence ATGGCCGGGCTTCTCTCCATCCCCTCCGAGGTGCTCTCCAGCGCCGGGGTGGCCTACGTGCACTACCTGAGCTTCATGGTCTGCTTCGGCGCCCTGGTGCTGGAGCGGCGCCTGATCCGGCCCGACCCCGACCGCAAGGACGCGATCCTGATGGTGATCACGGACGTGACCTACGGCCTGGCCGCCCTGGGGGTGCTGCTCAGCGGCATCCTGCGGGTGCTGTATTTCGGCCAGGGCACCAGCTTCTACACCGAGAACCCCCTGTTCTGGTGGAAGGTGGGCACCTACCTGGCGGTGGGCGCCCTTTCCCTCTACCCCACCATCACCTACATCCTCTGGGCGATTCCGCTGCGCAAGGGGGAGCTGCCCAAGGTGAGCGAGGCCCTGGCCAACCGGCTGCGCTGGGTGCTCAACATTGAGCTGGCGGGCTTCGCCGCCATTCCCCTGATGGCCGCCCTGATGGCCCGCGGAGTCGGACTGGCGGGCTGA
- a CDS encoding peptidase, which translates to MGRPHHLRVAALVPALLLLAAPLQAAPGPCAKAVATRAVAETPQPSAAVAAEAAGEDYRQRLRPTGFGWPRLEHWCVWVEPAATDGAGQRWDALWLGAVERALGQWQKELTITRVEDPAAAQVRILRRRPPLQREPNGRTRASHGRAELAVLAVDRGGGWILEPQVQVLISPGQRPQATEATALHELGHAFGLWGHSDDPADAMAAVPGAQPVLELSGRDRATLRWLYAQPTRFGQPLPAAPTAR; encoded by the coding sequence ATGGGCCGGCCCCACCACCTGCGGGTGGCCGCCCTGGTGCCGGCGCTGCTGCTGCTTGCGGCGCCGCTGCAGGCCGCCCCCGGGCCCTGCGCCAAGGCTGTGGCCACCCGAGCCGTGGCGGAAACGCCGCAACCGTCCGCCGCCGTTGCCGCTGAGGCCGCCGGCGAGGACTACCGCCAGCGGCTGCGGCCCACGGGCTTCGGCTGGCCCCGGCTGGAGCACTGGTGCGTGTGGGTGGAGCCGGCGGCGACGGACGGGGCCGGCCAACGCTGGGACGCCCTCTGGCTCGGCGCGGTGGAGCGGGCGCTGGGCCAGTGGCAAAAGGAACTGACGATCACCCGGGTGGAGGATCCTGCGGCGGCCCAGGTGCGGATCCTGCGGCGCCGGCCGCCCCTGCAGCGGGAGCCGAACGGCCGCACCCGGGCCAGCCACGGCCGCGCTGAGCTGGCTGTGCTGGCGGTGGATCGGGGCGGCGGCTGGATCCTGGAGCCCCAGGTGCAGGTGCTGATCAGCCCGGGCCAGCGGCCGCAGGCCACCGAAGCCACCGCCCTGCATGAGCTGGGCCATGCCTTCGGCCTCTGGGGCCACAGCGACGATCCCGCCGATGCGATGGCGGCCGTTCCTGGGGCCCAGCCGGTGCTGGAGCTCAGCGGGCGCGATCGGGCCACGCTGCGCTGGCTGTATGCACAACCGACGCGCTTCGGCCAGCCCCTGCCGGCGGCGCCAACGGCCCGCTGA
- a CDS encoding metal ABC transporter ATP-binding protein, producing MVEMVLEVSHLSVRREAVTAVDDVSFQLVAESDTALVGPNGAGKSTLVQAILGILPRQAGEVRFLGCSLGSRGQLPRELRAKLAYLPQTLIPRGRFPLTVAEFVGLGWDSPGLSLPWLGRQERSSAIRAALRKTLCDDLADRLLSELSGGQLKRVLLAFCVVRPRRLLVLDEAQAGLDARAAEQFHALLYQLRRSEGWTILQVSHDLEMVRRTCDGVLCLNRSLRCHGTPDHALSPTRLAQIYGPGFVPYHHRHPPHRPPHPEESPPA from the coding sequence ATGGTCGAAATGGTTCTCGAAGTCAGCCACCTGAGCGTGCGGCGTGAGGCCGTCACGGCGGTGGACGATGTGAGTTTCCAGTTGGTGGCCGAATCCGACACCGCCCTGGTGGGTCCGAACGGGGCCGGCAAGAGCACCCTGGTGCAGGCCATCCTCGGCATCCTTCCCCGCCAGGCCGGCGAGGTGCGCTTTCTGGGCTGCAGCCTCGGCAGCCGCGGCCAGTTGCCCAGGGAGCTGCGCGCCAAGCTCGCCTACCTGCCCCAGACCCTGATCCCCCGGGGCCGCTTCCCGCTCACGGTGGCCGAATTCGTGGGTCTGGGCTGGGATTCGCCAGGTCTGTCCCTGCCCTGGCTGGGCCGCCAGGAGCGCAGCAGCGCCATCCGCGCCGCCCTGCGCAAAACCCTCTGCGACGACCTGGCCGACCGCCTGCTCTCCGAGCTCTCCGGCGGCCAGCTCAAGCGGGTGCTGCTGGCCTTCTGCGTCGTGCGCCCCCGCCGTCTGCTGGTGCTCGATGAGGCCCAGGCCGGCCTCGATGCCCGCGCCGCCGAGCAGTTCCACGCCCTCCTCTACCAACTGCGCCGCAGCGAAGGCTGGACGATCCTGCAGGTGTCGCACGATCTCGAGATGGTGCGCCGCACCTGCGATGGCGTGCTCTGCCTCAACCGCAGCCTGCGCTGCCACGGCACCCCCGACCACGCCCTCAGCCCCACCCGGCTGGCCCAGATCTACGGCCCCGGCTTCGTCCCCTACCACCACCGCCACCCGCCCCACCGGCCCCCCCACCCCGAGGAGAGCCCGCCGGCCTGA
- a CDS encoding SDR family oxidoreductase — translation MTCIAVSGASGKTGWRVVEEALGRGWRVKAILRPGSAVPPGLAGAGLVRLELGDKEALAAALEGCDALVIATGARPSVDLAGPLKVDALAMRPQIEACKAAGVKRVVLVSSLCSGRWLHPLNLFGLILVWKGVGERWLAASGLDWTVVRPGGLKETEEGIEAEGIRFSGPDQQESDSIPRRLVARVCLDAVESPAAIGRIIEITSSPQQPAVGLGEWLASSAA, via the coding sequence ATGACCTGCATCGCCGTGAGTGGAGCTTCAGGCAAAACGGGCTGGCGGGTGGTGGAAGAGGCCCTGGGCCGGGGCTGGCGGGTGAAGGCGATCCTGCGGCCTGGCTCGGCGGTGCCGCCGGGGCTGGCCGGTGCGGGGCTGGTGCGGCTGGAGCTGGGTGATAAGGAAGCCCTGGCGGCGGCGCTGGAGGGCTGCGACGCCCTGGTGATCGCCACCGGGGCGCGGCCGTCGGTGGATCTGGCCGGGCCGCTGAAGGTGGATGCCCTGGCGATGCGCCCCCAGATCGAAGCCTGCAAGGCGGCCGGGGTGAAACGGGTGGTGCTGGTGAGCTCCCTGTGCAGCGGCCGCTGGCTGCACCCGCTCAACCTGTTCGGGCTGATCCTGGTGTGGAAGGGGGTGGGGGAACGCTGGCTGGCCGCCAGCGGCCTCGATTGGACGGTGGTGCGGCCCGGTGGGCTGAAGGAAACCGAGGAGGGAATCGAGGCCGAGGGGATCCGCTTCAGCGGGCCCGACCAGCAGGAGAGCGACAGCATTCCGCGGCGGCTGGTGGCGCGGGTGTGCCTGGATGCGGTGGAGAGCCCGGCCGCCATCGGCCGCATCATCGAGATCACCAGCAGCCCGCAGCAGCCTGCGGTGGGGCTGGGGGAGTGGCTGGCGAGCAGCGCCGCCTGA
- a CDS encoding N-acetylmuramoyl-L-alanine amidase-like domain-containing protein, with protein MRKPTLLLVLTVLITAGASFAAANLLLRHATPANPRVAAALPPLPGGVALGDPTPKFVGETRVLAAEAIDATAWAPMNQALVQLARRFLDYPFKGFSLDGGPKEQLVLDLSNFDCLLFVEQLLALANSRKVDTQDEGIERFTQHVRRLRYVNGEVDYCRRQHYFSRWAEAAERNGYLVNLTPFLPGASSRTVTLNFMSNHIKSYKPMQLARNRQCITELEKDLVVNQPYIPLAALPGVLPSLRSGDIFGLVTKVPGLDVTHVGFLEKRDGVVDAIHAAEGAGVIRSENFEKYAARVPDVIGVAIYRPRPNPGAGATVKPGG; from the coding sequence ATGCGCAAACCCACTCTCCTGCTGGTGTTGACGGTGCTGATCACCGCCGGGGCGAGTTTTGCGGCGGCCAACCTGCTGCTGCGCCACGCCACCCCAGCCAACCCGCGCGTGGCGGCGGCGTTGCCGCCCCTGCCGGGGGGCGTGGCCCTGGGGGATCCGACACCAAAGTTCGTGGGGGAAACGCGGGTGCTGGCGGCGGAGGCGATCGATGCCACGGCCTGGGCGCCGATGAACCAGGCGCTGGTGCAACTGGCGCGGCGCTTCCTGGACTATCCCTTCAAGGGGTTCTCCCTTGATGGCGGCCCGAAGGAGCAGCTGGTGCTGGATCTCAGCAACTTCGACTGTCTGCTGTTCGTGGAGCAGCTGCTGGCGCTGGCCAACAGCCGCAAGGTGGACACCCAGGACGAGGGGATAGAGCGCTTCACACAGCACGTGCGGCGGCTGCGCTATGTGAACGGCGAAGTGGACTACTGCCGGCGCCAGCACTACTTCAGCCGCTGGGCCGAGGCGGCGGAACGCAACGGCTACCTGGTGAACCTCACCCCGTTCCTGCCGGGGGCCAGCAGCCGCACGGTGACGCTCAATTTCATGAGCAACCACATCAAGAGCTACAAGCCGATGCAGCTGGCCCGCAACAGGCAGTGCATCACGGAGCTTGAGAAGGATCTGGTGGTCAACCAGCCCTACATCCCGCTGGCGGCGCTACCGGGGGTGCTGCCGTCGCTGCGCAGCGGCGACATCTTCGGACTGGTGACGAAGGTGCCGGGGCTGGATGTGACCCACGTGGGCTTCCTGGAGAAGCGCGACGGGGTGGTGGATGCCATCCACGCAGCGGAAGGGGCGGGGGTGATCCGCAGTGAGAACTTCGAGAAGTACGCAGCCCGGGTGCCGGATGTGATCGGGGTGGCGATTTATCGGCCGAGGCCGAATCCGGGGGCGGGTGCAACGGTTAAGCCGGGGGGATGA